A part of Oncorhynchus clarkii lewisi isolate Uvic-CL-2024 chromosome 17, UVic_Ocla_1.0, whole genome shotgun sequence genomic DNA contains:
- the LOC139370966 gene encoding neuritin-like translates to MGFTSVKISRFCAFIALVSLTVARVSAADVKCENIYRDFSDCVLELGESMDNYQENVTSEMGVEAVCSHWEAFHTCALTALSGCQEEVGSIWETLKEDSRKIRFQGSLFDLCSPSSAPSLRSLLSPLPLLLLGLLILGGPIWPST, encoded by the exons ATGGGATTTACGTCGGTGAAGATTTCAAGATTTTGTGCATTTATTGCATTAG TGTCCCTGACTGTGGCAAGAGTCTCAGCGGCAGATGTGAAGTGTGAGAATATTTACAGGGACTTCTCTGACTGTGTTCTGGAGTTGGGGGAGAGCATGGATAACTACCAAGAGAATGTGACCAGCGAGATGGGAGTGGAAGCTGTGTGCAg CCACTGGGAGGCGTTCCACACGTGTGCCCTGACGGCACTGTCCGGGTGTCAGGAGGAGGTGGGCTCCATCTGGGAGACCCTGAAAGAAGACTCCAGGAAGATCCGCTTCCAGGGCAGCCTCTTCGACCTGTGCAGCCCCAGCTCGGCCCCCAGCCTGCGCTCGCTtctatcccctctacccctgCTGCTCTTAGGCTTGCTGATCCTGGGAGGGCCCATCTGGCCATCCACATAG